The segment CAGACATTTGCAATCCTGGCCAACGGGATGAGCATGGGCGCTCTCCGCCGCATTAATAAGATGCGTTTTCACAATGCCATTGCGGTCAGTAAAAAGATTCCTGTTTGCCGTTTGGAAATAAGTCTTAGCGGCAATTTCTGGGATGAAATTGAAGGATTCTTGAATGCGCCGGCAAAAATGCATAAGATGAAAGGGTGAAAGCCAGGACCCTGATTACAATTTTTGTCATTCAGCCTGCGGGAAGCAGTAACCTGGTCCGATCTGTCCTGAAGGGGAAGCGGTGACCATGAGCGATCTTGTCGCGGAAATCAGGGATGAAGGGTTCTCGTTGACGGCGCCAGTGGTCATGGAACTGGTTGAGGCCATGCATGAGAAAGGCGCTTCATTCAGGTTTCAAGCCAAAGGCTACAGCATGACCCCGGCTATCCGCGATGGCGACCTTATTACCGTCTCGCCGCTGAAAGATATCCTGCCTCAGCGCGGCGATGTCCTCGCTTTTCGTCACCCCGAGCGGCCGCAGATGCTGGTCCACCGGGTCTTGCATAAGCGGGAGAAGAGGTATTTCATCAAAGGTGATAATTGCCCTGCAGCCGACGGCTGGATATCGGTGGAAAACATTCTTGGATTAATCACCAAAGTGGAGCGGCAGGACCGGGCCCGTTTCTGGCCGAACCGTTCATCATCTTCTTTCTGGACGAATTTCTATCTAGTCTTTTATCCTCTTTGGCCTCCGGTACGCCGGATTTTGGCCAAGGCCATGCGTCGCCTGCGCAGAATGGTCCACCTGGGAAATTGAAAAAACCATCCTCTTCCGATGGCGAATGCGGCCGTTTCTGTCAAGTGGGCCACGACCAGACTTCCCGCAAAAACAGCAATAACAGTTTAAATATTTTTTGCCCTGGTCTTGAGAAGCAGCTCGCGGCGCCGGGTTTCGGGGAAGCGCTCGATGGCGTAGCGCAGGGTTGTGCGCGGGATGGCCGGGCCGTGCGTGAGCAGAAAGCGTTCCAGCCTGGCCATGTCGCGCTTGCCGGCTTCGCGTAACACCCAGCCGTTGGCCTTGTGGATCAGGTCGTCGGCGACCGGGAAAAGGGCAACGGCTTGGTCGTAGATGATATCCAGGAAGCCCTCTTTTTTGGTCAGTTTGAGAAACGATACGATCGACGCCCGCTTGACCCAGCGGTTGGGATGGCCGGTCCAGGTTTTTATATCCTTGACCAGTTCAGGGTAACGGAGGAGCAGTGTGCCCATAATCTCCGGGCAGAAGATATCGACCGAAGCCCAGTTGTCAAGAAAGTCTTTAGCCAGCCATTGCTTGACCTGGGTGCAGAGTTCGCATGGAAATTCTTTTTTGAAGCGGACTAAAATCAAGGTGGCGATGCTCTTGGCTTCAAGCTCGGGCTTGGGGAAAAGGATAACGCACAGTTGCAGCGCCTGTTCAATGTGCCATGTTTTTTTTATAGCGAGGTACAATTCGGTGGCCAGAGCCCGGACTGCGGGCGAAGGTATGCCGAAGGAGCGCACCGTTTCCTTGAAATAATTCTGCACCTGGCGGGCCCTTTCCGGGTCAGCTTGGGCGCGCAATTTTCCCAGCGCTTGCCGGGCGATGGCCTGCGGGGTCAAAACGGCTGTCGGCATGGAACCCTCCTGTTTT is part of the Candidatus Aminicenantes bacterium genome and harbors:
- a CDS encoding DNA alkylation repair protein, coding for MPTAVLTPQAIARQALGKLRAQADPERARQVQNYFKETVRSFGIPSPAVRALATELYLAIKKTWHIEQALQLCVILFPKPELEAKSIATLILVRFKKEFPCELCTQVKQWLAKDFLDNWASVDIFCPEIMGTLLLRYPELVKDIKTWTGHPNRWVKRASIVSFLKLTKKEGFLDIIYDQAVALFPVADDLIHKANGWVLREAGKRDMARLERFLLTHGPAIPRTTLRYAIERFPETRRRELLLKTRAKNI
- a CDS encoding signal peptidase I; protein product: MSDLVAEIRDEGFSLTAPVVMELVEAMHEKGASFRFQAKGYSMTPAIRDGDLITVSPLKDILPQRGDVLAFRHPERPQMLVHRVLHKREKRYFIKGDNCPAADGWISVENILGLITKVERQDRARFWPNRSSSSFWTNFYLVFYPLWPPVRRILAKAMRRLRRMVHLGN